A window of the Tenebrio molitor chromosome 1, icTenMoli1.1, whole genome shotgun sequence genome harbors these coding sequences:
- the Gip gene encoding putative hydroxypyruvate isomerase, translating into MMKFCANLSFMFTEQPFLERYKLAKEAGFKAVETGFPFNLTEKQVTDAKNHADIKQVLINTYTGDVTKGELGFAAIPGKEQEFKDSMQKTITYAKALGASKIHIMAGKVENVTDANHSVYENNLKYAVTLLEKEDILGVIEPINKYAVPNYYLNCYDRALSVVKTVNSPNLRIMLDIFHLQHIRGNVTNSIKELGSYIGHVQIAQVPNRNEPDTPGELNYVYVLETLKSLGYNDWIGLEYKPLEDTKKGLKWLQNLGYSL; encoded by the exons ATGATGAAATTCTGTGCCAACCTGTCTTTCATGTTCACCGAACAACCATTCTTGGAAAGATACAAACTGGCCAAAGAAGCTGGTTTCAAAGCTGTAGAAACAGGATTTCCTTTCAACCTGACTGAAAAACAAGTAACAGATGCAAAGAATCATGCAGATATTAAACAAGTTTTGATCAACACATACACTGGAGATGTAACAAAGGGTGAATTAGGTTTTGCAGCCATCCCAGGAAAAGAACAAGAATTCAAGGACAGCATGCAGAAAACAATTACTTATGCTAAAGCTCTTGGTGCTTCCAAAATTCATATCATGGCAGGAAAAGTAGAGAATGTCACAGATGCCAATCATTCAGTTTATGAGAATAATCTCAAATATGCTGTCACTTTGCTGGAAAAGGAGGACATACTTGGTGTCATAGAACCAATTAATAAATATGCTGTTCCTAATTATTACCTCAATTGTTATGATAGAG CACTGTCAGTGGTGAAGACTGTTAACAGTCCCAATTTGCGCATCATGTTAGACATTTTTCATTTGCAACATATTAGAGGCAATGTTACAAATAGCATAAAAGAGCTTGGGAGTTACATTGGTCATGTCCAAATTGCTCAAGTCCCAAATAGGAACGAACCAGATACTCCAGGGGAATTGAATTACGTTTATGTGTTGGAAACATTGAAGTCATTGGGATACAATGATTGGATTGGGTTGGAATATAAACCATTGGAGGATACAAAGAAGGGACTCAAGTGGCTGCAAAATCTCGGCTATTCATTATAA
- the ND-30 gene encoding NADH dehydrogenase [ubiquinone] iron-sulfur protein 3, mitochondrial encodes MASLLRQFTRTLRSPLMRNGVSSSSAIKYKHTEAAPEEETRPTVRKPDLLARSQLKDFGKYVAECLPKYIQKVQLTAGDELELLIVPEGVLPVLQFLKDHHNAQFTNITDIAGMDVPSREYRFEIIYNLLSLRFNSRIRVKTYTDELTPIDSSCEIFKGSNWYEREIWDMYGVFFANHPDLRRILTDYGFEGHPFRKDFPLTGYVEVRYDDEKKRVVVEPLELAQEFRKFELSAPWEQFPNFRNAPPTAEEVPVDKEKK; translated from the exons ATGGCTTCACTGTTACGGCAGTTTACAAGAACACTCCGTTCACCTTTAATGAGAAATGGGG TGAGCAGTTCTTCTGCAATCAAATATAAACACACAGAAGCAGCCCCAGAAGAAGAGACAAGAC CCACCGTGAGAAAGCCAGACCTTTTGGCCAGAAGTCAGTTGAAAGACTTTGGAAAGTATGTAGCGGAATGTTTGCCAAAGTACATTCAAAAGGTACAACTAACTGCTGGAGACGAACTCGAATTGCTGATAGTGCCTGAGGGGGTTCTCCCAGTCTTACAGTTCTTGAAAGATCACCACAATGCCCAGTTCACCAACATAACTGACATTGCAGGAATGGATGTACCTAGCCGAGAGTACAGATTTGAA ATCATCTACAATCTGCTGTCGCTCCGCTTTAACTCGCGAATCAGAGTGAAAACGTACACTGACGAGTTGACGCCAATCGATTCAAGTTGCGAGATTTTCAAAGGATCCAATTGGTATGAACGCGAAATTTGGGACATGTATGGCGTGTTCTTCGCCAATCACCCCGACTTGCGTCGCATTCTCACCGATTACGGCTTCGAAGGTCACCCATTCAGAAAAGATTTCCCATTGACCGGTTACGTTGAG GTGAGGTATGACGACGAGAAGAAACGCGTCGTCGTTGAGCCGCTCGAACTGGCTCAAGAGTTTCGCAAGTTTGAATTGTCGGCACCGTGGGAACAGTTTCCCAATTTCAGAAACGCCCCGCCCACGGCGGAGGAGGTTCCAGTCGACAAAGAGAAAAAGTAA